In the genome of Campylobacter helveticus, the window GAAGTCAAATTTGATTAAATCCACATCTTCTAAATGGTCCTTAGAATACTGCGTTATCAAATGCCTCTCATCATTTTTACTTTGCCTAAAAAGCGGAGTTTTATGCCATAAACTTTCATTTGAAATCACAAGTCCAGCCGCGTGCATACCTGCATTTCTATTTAAGCCCTCTAAAGCCTTAGCATACTCCCAAAGTTCCTTGCCTTTAGGATGCTTTTCTATAAATTCTTTAATTTTAGGCTCTTTCTCATAAGCCTCATCGAGAGTGATTTTAAGCTCTTCAGGCACAAGCTTAATAAATTCATCGACATCTTGCAAACTAATGTCCAAAACCCTCGCCACATCGCGTATCACGCCCTTAGCTAAAAGCTTGTTAAAAGTGCTTACCTGCGCGACCTTGTCGCTACCATATTTATCAATCACATAGTCAATCACCTCTCCACGCCTATCTTGACAAAAATCCACATCAATATCGGGCATACTTACACGCTCGGGATTTAAAAAACGCTCAAAAAGTAAATTGTAAGGGATAGGGTCAATATCTGTAATTTTAAGAGAATACGCCACCAAACTCCCAGCAGCCGAACCCCTACCCGGTCCCACAGGGATATTTTTGTCCTTAGCTACCTTAATGAAGTCATGAACTATCAGCATATAGCCTGAAAATTTCATCTCTTTGATAATTTTAATTTCCGTTTCCAATCTCTCTTTATAAGCTTCGTGCTTGTCTTCATCGATGAATTTTAGCCTCTCATCAAGCCCTTTTCGGCAAAGATATTCAAAAATCAAATCATCATTTTCAAAACTAAATTCCACTTTTTCCTGCGGTAAGGCAATATTAAATTCCTTAGCATATTCTCTTGTAAATTTGAAATTTGGGGGGGTTGGATTTCCTAATTTTAGCTCTAAATTGCATTTATTTGCCAAATCTTGAGTGTTAGAAATCGCCTCTGGTATATCGGCAAAAAGCTCACTCATTTGCTCAGCAGTCTTCACATAAAATTCTTTCACGCTATGACGCATTCTATCCGGGTCATTGAACCTTTTACCCATACCTATACACATAAAAACCTCGTGCGCATCGGCTCTTTCTTTAAAAGTATAATGCGTATCGTTTGTGGCGATGATTTTAACGTCAAGCTCCCTTGAAAGCCTTATAATATCGTCATCAATAGCCCTTTGGTCATTAATGCCGTGCCTCATAATCTCAAAATAAAAATCCTCCCCAAACACCCTTTTATACCAAAGAGCCGCCTCTTTCGCCGCTTCATAGCCTTTCGCACCAAAACGAACATTTCTTTCATTATGGATATTTAAGTGCCAATTTACCTCACCTTGCAAACAAGCCGAAGAGCAAATCAAACCCTCGCTATGCTTTTCCAAAAGCTTTTTATTAATACGCGGATAATAATAAAGCCCGTGAATATAGCTTTGGGAGCTAAGATACATCAAATTTTTATAGCCCACTTCATTTTTTGCGTAAAGGCAGAGGTGAAAACGCTGCCTTGAGCTTTTATCGCCCAAATCGTCCATATTATGTAAATACGCCTCAAGCCCAATTATCGGCTTAAGTCCTTGCGCTCTCATAGTCTGGTAAAAATCAATCGCCCCAAACATATTTCCGTGGTCTGTCATCGCCACACTTGTAGCACCTTGCTCTTTTAAAGTAAGGGCAAGTTCTTTAAGTTTATTAGCGCCGTCTAGCATTGAATATTCTGTATGTAAGTGAAGATGCGTAAATTGACTCATTATCTAATCCTCGCTAGAAATTTTTAAAAGATTATAAAAAATCCTTGCTGAATTTAAAGAATTTTAAAGAGCAATTTTGTTTTATTTAGTTAGAATTTCTCAAAAATTTTTAAGGGATTTGTTATGAAACAAGTAAAAATTTATTACTGCCAAATTTGAAACTACAAACCACAAGCTGCAAGGGTTGCAGAAGAATTGCAAAAAGATTTCGGCGATGTAAAAGTCGAATTTGAAGTCGGCGGTAGGGGAGATTTTGTCGTTGAGTGTGATGGTAAAATCATCTTTTCCAAAAAGGCTCTAAAAGACGAGCGTTTTCCTGAGGTTGGTGAAATCAGTCAGCTTCTTAAGGAAAACTAAATTGCGCAAAGCTCTTAAATTTAAGGGCTTTAATAAACTAAAGGATATAAATGCCAACAATCCAAACCGATGAAGTAAGCTTTCAAGTCAATTTTTATACACAAATTTTTCCTAATGGACTTTATGATGTTAATATATCAAAAAATACAGATGGATACACCAATAACATCATTTTTGAACATAAGCAAAATGTTACAAGCTACGGCAAGGCAAAGGCGTTAAGTCAAGCTTTGATTTATTTAGCTAGATTTAACCGAGACGGAGTGCCTATAC includes:
- a CDS encoding SelT/SelW/SelH family (seleno)protein, translated to MKQVKIYYCQIUNYKPQAARVAEELQKDFGDVKVEFEVGGRGDFVVECDGKIIFSKKALKDERFPEVGEISQLLKEN